The Cyclopterus lumpus isolate fCycLum1 chromosome 6, fCycLum1.pri, whole genome shotgun sequence genome contains a region encoding:
- the LOC117731861 gene encoding bromodomain-containing protein 1-like isoform X1, with translation MKKKSRHHRPAVLKRDSSPIKPSANRETLTYAQAQRIVELEVDGRVHRLSIYDKMDVIGDDDPTAQEITECNSNKENNEKPQQVLVRSVRLKNNQQKKNAALQATHGGTGGLLEPKVRTVEYNLPVVPKRPAAYYKYTERTPEELDEEVEYDMDEEDYAWLELINEKRKSEGVSQVSFNLFEFLMDRFEKESHAATRGQSDLQSLVDEDAVCCVCMDGDGADSNVILFCDACNIAVHQECYGVPYVPEGQWLCRHCLQCPSRRAECVFCPNRGGALKKTDDERWGHVACALWVPEVGFSDTVFIEPIDGVRNIPPARWKLTCYLCKEKGVGACIQCDRINCYSAFHVSCAQRAGLYMKMEPVKEVTSSGASFSVKKTAYCCSHTPDGCDRRPLGVYDSPHAKNGACHKRADKRGKSRAKGWAKKKSKRGELEPEPETETPTNSGPSITASSFDTILNQVAVQRKRVFVERVLSYWVQKRQSRNNVPLIRRLQANPQPPKVKPMDRVETNQALKEQLKEWHRLRHDLERARLLLELIRKREKLKREEMKLQQSALEVQLTPFNILLRAVLSQLQEKDQYSIFAQPVSAKEVPDYLDHIKDPMDFSSMRKRIDAHDYRSLEEFEADFDLIIFNCMKYNAKDTFFYRAAQRMQDHGGAILRRARREADRIGFDFPSGLHLPETPKLETPPPFSWEDVDRLLSPAYRQLTPLEDQLRELLEKLDLSTAMKHSPSRSKRLKLLKKTITEVRSELSLKKSFRKRSSTPTEAEEKPLPEPEPPAEPRAPREAAPLSPHMLELLTSLSRIDASEPPSSPKAAKPSTDRSPSELDADTPTSVPTDAPNGHGPETLLPNGDAHAPAACNRRNNVLFRKSKSASPQKPLKSHEASAAPPPPSLGAKTFLSVVIPRLETLLLPKKRRRSSSADGEEEEDEESPIKRLGTGIANGFVVEEEDAAAAPRLLEPRRRCASESSISSSGSVLCGTSTVIVSKSGKGRSPAARRSTVDDKSALVTCVENGEFAKAAKISSAVWKPSAAPPFVLEPLKLVWAKCSGYPSYPALIVDPRARRTPGGQHKGAELHQSPPPPPPDVLRAGERMQFRSAEKLFLVHFFDSKRSWQWLPRSKMAPFGVNRALDRIKLTEARPSCIRKAVRLAFERALNHRNRAGGKPEQSAGLAASD, from the exons atgaagaagaaaagtcgGCACCACCGACCCGCGGTGCTGAAGAGGGACTCGTCGCCTATCAAGCCGTCGGCCAACCGGGAGACGCTGACGTACGCGCAGGCCCAGCGCATCGTGGAGCTGGAGGTGGACGGCCGCGTCCACCGGCTCAGCATCTACGACAAGATGGACGTGATCGGCGACGACGACCCCACGGCGCAGGAGATCACGGAGTGCAACAGCAACAAGGAGAACAACGAGAAGCCCCAGCAGGTCCTGGTGCGCTCCGTGCGCCTTAAGAACAACCAGCAGAAGAAGAACGCCGCGCTCCAGGCCACGCACGGCGGCACCGGCGGCCTGCTGGAGCCCAAGGTCAGAACGGTGGAGTACAACCTGCCGGTGGTGCCCAAGAGGCCGGCGGCGTATTACAAGTACACGGAGAGGACGCCGGAGGAGCtggacgaggaggtggagtacgACATGGACGAGGAGGACTACGCCTGGCTGGAGCTCATCAACgagaagaggaagagcgaggGCGTCAGCCAGGTGTCCTTCAACCTGTTCGAGTTCCTCATGGACCGCTTCGAGAAGGAGTCGCACGCCGCCACGCGGGGCCAGAGCGACCTGCAGTCGCTGGTGGACGAGGACGCCGTGTGCTGCGTCTGCATGGACGGCGACGGCGCCGACAGCAACGTCATCCTCTTCTGCGACGCCTGCAACATCGCCGTGCACCAGGAGTGCTACGGCGTGCCGTACGTCCCCGAGGGCCAGTGGCTGTGCCGCCACTGCCTGCAGTGTCCGTCGCGGCGCGCCGAGTGCGTCTTCTGCCCCAACCGAGGCGGCGCCCTGAAGAAGACCGACGACGAGCGCTGGGGCCACGTGGCGTGCGCCCTGTGGGTGCCCGAGGTCGGCTTCTCCGACACCGTCTTCATCGAGCCCATCGACGGCGTGCGCAACATCCCGCCGGCGCGGTGGAAGCTCACCTGCTACCTGTGCAAAGAGAAGGGCGTGGGCGCGTGCATCCAGTGCGACCGCATCAACTGCTACAGCGCCTTCCACGTCAGCTGCGCCCAGCGGGCCGGCCTCTACATGAAGATGGAGCCCGTCAAGGAGGTGACGTCGTCCGGCGCCTCCTTCTCCGTGAAGAAGACCGCCTACTGCTGCAGCCACACGCCGGACGGCTGCGACCGCCGGCCCCTCGGCGTCTACGACTCGCCGCACGCGAAGAACGGAGCCTGCCACAAGAGGGCCGACAAGAGGGGCAAGTCCCGGGCCAAGGGCTGGGCcaagaagaagagcaagagaGGCGAGCTGGAGCCAGAACCGGAGACCGAGACCCCCACCAACTCTGGGCCCAGTATCACCGCTTCAAG TTTCGACACCATCCTGAACCAGGTGGCGGTCCAGAGGAAGCGCGTGTTCGTGGAGCGGGTGCTGAGCTACTGGGTGCAGAAGAGGCAGTCGAGGAACAACGTGCCGCTGATCCGCCGGCTGCAGGCCAACCCTCAGCCGCCCAAAGTCAAGCCGATG GACCGCGTGGAGACGAACCAGGCgctgaaggagcagctgaaggagtgGCACCGCCTCCGCCACGACCTGGAGCGAGCTCgcctgctgctggagctcatcaggaagagggagaagctgaagagggaggag ATGAAGCTGCAGCAGTCGGCGCTGGAGGTCCAGCTGACCCCGTTCAACATCCTGCTGCGGGCCGTGCTCAGccagctgcaggagaaggacCAGTACAGCATCTTCGCTCAGCCCGTCAGCGCCAAGGAG GTTCCCGACTACCTGGACCACATCAAGGACCCCATGGACTTCTCCAGCATGAGGAAGCGCATCGACGCCCACGACTACCGGAGCCTGGAGGAGTTCGAGGCCGACTTCGACCTCATCATCTTCAACTGCATGAAGTACAACGCCAAGGACACGTTCTTCTACCGGGCCGCCCAGCGCATGCAGGACCACGGGGGAGCCATCCTCCGCCGGGCCCGCCGAGAAGCCGACCGGATCGGCTTCGACTTCCCCAGCGGGTTGCATCTGCCCGAGACTCCGAAACTGGAGACGCCACCCCCCTTCTCCTGGGAGGACG TGGACCGGCTGCTAAGCCCCGCCTACCGCCAGCTGACCCCTCTGGAGGACCAGCTGagggagctgctggagaagctGGACCTGAGCACGGCCATGAAGCACAGCCCGTCGCGCAGCAAGAGGCTCAAGCTGCTCAAGAAGACCATCACGGAGGTCCGCAGCGAGCTGAGCCTGAAGAAGTCCTTCCGAAAGCGCAGCTCCACCCCGACGGAGGCGGAGGAGAAGCCGCTGCCCGAACCCGAACCCCCGGCGGAGCCCCGCGCGCCGCGGGAGGCGGCGCCGCTGTCCCCGCACATGTTGGAGCTCTTGACCTCGCTGTCTCGGATCGACGCCTCGGAGCCGCCGTCCTCTCCGAAGGCCGCCAAACCCAGCACGGATCGTTCTCCCTCGGAGCTCGACGCCGACACGCCTACCTCAGTGCCCACGGACGCGCCCAACGGCCACGGCCCGGAAACGCTGCTCCCCAACGGCGACGCCCACGCCCCCGCCGCGTGCAACCGGCGGAACAACGTCCTCTTCCGTAAGTCCAAGAGCGCCAGCCCCCAGAAACCACTCAAGAGCCACGAGGCGTCTGCTGCGCCGCCGCCGCCTTCCCTGGGCGCCAAGACCTTCCTGTCGGTGGTGATCCCTCGGTTGGAGACGCTCCTCCTGCCGAAGAAAAGGCGGCGCAGCAGCAGCGCGGAcggcgaagaggaggaggacgaggagtcgCCGATAAAACGCCTCGGCACGG gaaTAGCAAACGGTTtcgtggtggaggaggaggacgccgCTGCGGCTCCACGCCTGCTGGAGCCTCGCCGCCGCTGCGCCTCCGAGTCGAGCATCTCCTCCAGCGGGAGCGTCCTCTGCGgcacgag CACCGTCATCGTCTCTAAAAGCGGTAAAGGGCGCTCGCCAGCGGCTCGCCGGAGCACCGTGGACGACAAGAGCGCCCTGGTGACCTGCGTCGAGAACGGGGAGTTCGCCAAAGCCGCCAAGATCTCGTCAG CGGTGTGGAAGCCCTCCGCCGCTCCCCCATTTGTTCTGGAGCCTCTTAAACTAGTTTGGGCTAAATGTAGTGGATATCCCTCCTACCCCGCCCTG ATCGTGGACCCCAGAGCGCGGAGGACCCCGGGGGGTCAGCACAAAGGGGCGGAGCTTCACCAgtcgccgccaccgccgccgccggaCGTTCTCAGAGCCGGAGAGCGGATGCAGTTCAGGTCCGCAGAGAAACTCTTCCTCGTCCACTTCTTCGACAGCAAGCGCAGCTG gcAATGGCTTCCTAGATCCAAGATGGCGCCCTTCGGGGTCAACCGGGCGCTCGACAGGATCAAGCTGACGGAGGCTCGCCCCTCCTGCATCCGAAAAGCTGTGCGGCTCGCCTTCGAGCGGGCCTTAAACCACCGGAACCGCGCCGGTGGCAAGCCGGAGCAGAGCGCCGGCCTCGCCGCCTCGGactga
- the LOC117731861 gene encoding bromodomain-containing protein 1-like isoform X3 — MKKKSRHHRPAVLKRDSSPIKPSANRETLTYAQAQRIVELEVDGRVHRLSIYDKMDVIGDDDPTAQEITECNSNKENNEKPQQVLVRSVRLKNNQQKKNAALQATHGGTGGLLEPKVRTVEYNLPVVPKRPAAYYKYTERTPEELDEEVEYDMDEEDYAWLELINEKRKSEGVSQVSFNLFEFLMDRFEKESHAATRGQSDLQSLVDEDAVCCVCMDGDGADSNVILFCDACNIAVHQECYGVPYVPEGQWLCRHCLQCPSRRAECVFCPNRGGALKKTDDERWGHVACALWVPEVGFSDTVFIEPIDGVRNIPPARWKLTCYLCKEKGVGACIQCDRINCYSAFHVSCAQRAGLYMKMEPVKEVTSSGASFSVKKTAYCCSHTPDGCDRRPLGVYDSPHAKNGACHKRADKRGKSRAKGWAKKKSKRGELEPEPETETPTNSGPSITASSFDTILNQVAVQRKRVFVERVLSYWVQKRQSRNNVPLIRRLQANPQPPKVKPMDRVETNQALKEQLKEWHRLRHDLERARLLLELIRKREKLKREEMKLQQSALEVQLTPFNILLRAVLSQLQEKDQYSIFAQPVSAKEVPDYLDHIKDPMDFSSMRKRIDAHDYRSLEEFEADFDLIIFNCMKYNAKDTFFYRAAQRMQDHGGAILRRARREADRIGFDFPSGLHLPETPKLETPPPFSWEDVDRLLSPAYRQLTPLEDQLRELLEKLDLSTAMKHSPSRSKRLKLLKKTITEVRSELSLKKSFRKRSSTPTEAEEKPLPEPEPPAEPRAPREAAPLSPHMLELLTSLSRIDASEPPSSPKAAKPSTDRSPSELDADTPTSVPTDAPNGHGPETLLPNGDAHAPAACNRRNNVLFRKSKSASPQKPLKSHEASAAPPPPSLGAKTFLSVVIPRLETLLLPKKRRRSSSADGEEEEDEESPIKRLGTGIANGFVVEEEDAAAAPRLLEPRRRCASESSISSSGSVLCGTSTVIVSKSGKGRSPAARRSTVDDKSALVTCVENGEFAKAAKISSEQ; from the exons atgaagaagaaaagtcgGCACCACCGACCCGCGGTGCTGAAGAGGGACTCGTCGCCTATCAAGCCGTCGGCCAACCGGGAGACGCTGACGTACGCGCAGGCCCAGCGCATCGTGGAGCTGGAGGTGGACGGCCGCGTCCACCGGCTCAGCATCTACGACAAGATGGACGTGATCGGCGACGACGACCCCACGGCGCAGGAGATCACGGAGTGCAACAGCAACAAGGAGAACAACGAGAAGCCCCAGCAGGTCCTGGTGCGCTCCGTGCGCCTTAAGAACAACCAGCAGAAGAAGAACGCCGCGCTCCAGGCCACGCACGGCGGCACCGGCGGCCTGCTGGAGCCCAAGGTCAGAACGGTGGAGTACAACCTGCCGGTGGTGCCCAAGAGGCCGGCGGCGTATTACAAGTACACGGAGAGGACGCCGGAGGAGCtggacgaggaggtggagtacgACATGGACGAGGAGGACTACGCCTGGCTGGAGCTCATCAACgagaagaggaagagcgaggGCGTCAGCCAGGTGTCCTTCAACCTGTTCGAGTTCCTCATGGACCGCTTCGAGAAGGAGTCGCACGCCGCCACGCGGGGCCAGAGCGACCTGCAGTCGCTGGTGGACGAGGACGCCGTGTGCTGCGTCTGCATGGACGGCGACGGCGCCGACAGCAACGTCATCCTCTTCTGCGACGCCTGCAACATCGCCGTGCACCAGGAGTGCTACGGCGTGCCGTACGTCCCCGAGGGCCAGTGGCTGTGCCGCCACTGCCTGCAGTGTCCGTCGCGGCGCGCCGAGTGCGTCTTCTGCCCCAACCGAGGCGGCGCCCTGAAGAAGACCGACGACGAGCGCTGGGGCCACGTGGCGTGCGCCCTGTGGGTGCCCGAGGTCGGCTTCTCCGACACCGTCTTCATCGAGCCCATCGACGGCGTGCGCAACATCCCGCCGGCGCGGTGGAAGCTCACCTGCTACCTGTGCAAAGAGAAGGGCGTGGGCGCGTGCATCCAGTGCGACCGCATCAACTGCTACAGCGCCTTCCACGTCAGCTGCGCCCAGCGGGCCGGCCTCTACATGAAGATGGAGCCCGTCAAGGAGGTGACGTCGTCCGGCGCCTCCTTCTCCGTGAAGAAGACCGCCTACTGCTGCAGCCACACGCCGGACGGCTGCGACCGCCGGCCCCTCGGCGTCTACGACTCGCCGCACGCGAAGAACGGAGCCTGCCACAAGAGGGCCGACAAGAGGGGCAAGTCCCGGGCCAAGGGCTGGGCcaagaagaagagcaagagaGGCGAGCTGGAGCCAGAACCGGAGACCGAGACCCCCACCAACTCTGGGCCCAGTATCACCGCTTCAAG TTTCGACACCATCCTGAACCAGGTGGCGGTCCAGAGGAAGCGCGTGTTCGTGGAGCGGGTGCTGAGCTACTGGGTGCAGAAGAGGCAGTCGAGGAACAACGTGCCGCTGATCCGCCGGCTGCAGGCCAACCCTCAGCCGCCCAAAGTCAAGCCGATG GACCGCGTGGAGACGAACCAGGCgctgaaggagcagctgaaggagtgGCACCGCCTCCGCCACGACCTGGAGCGAGCTCgcctgctgctggagctcatcaggaagagggagaagctgaagagggaggag ATGAAGCTGCAGCAGTCGGCGCTGGAGGTCCAGCTGACCCCGTTCAACATCCTGCTGCGGGCCGTGCTCAGccagctgcaggagaaggacCAGTACAGCATCTTCGCTCAGCCCGTCAGCGCCAAGGAG GTTCCCGACTACCTGGACCACATCAAGGACCCCATGGACTTCTCCAGCATGAGGAAGCGCATCGACGCCCACGACTACCGGAGCCTGGAGGAGTTCGAGGCCGACTTCGACCTCATCATCTTCAACTGCATGAAGTACAACGCCAAGGACACGTTCTTCTACCGGGCCGCCCAGCGCATGCAGGACCACGGGGGAGCCATCCTCCGCCGGGCCCGCCGAGAAGCCGACCGGATCGGCTTCGACTTCCCCAGCGGGTTGCATCTGCCCGAGACTCCGAAACTGGAGACGCCACCCCCCTTCTCCTGGGAGGACG TGGACCGGCTGCTAAGCCCCGCCTACCGCCAGCTGACCCCTCTGGAGGACCAGCTGagggagctgctggagaagctGGACCTGAGCACGGCCATGAAGCACAGCCCGTCGCGCAGCAAGAGGCTCAAGCTGCTCAAGAAGACCATCACGGAGGTCCGCAGCGAGCTGAGCCTGAAGAAGTCCTTCCGAAAGCGCAGCTCCACCCCGACGGAGGCGGAGGAGAAGCCGCTGCCCGAACCCGAACCCCCGGCGGAGCCCCGCGCGCCGCGGGAGGCGGCGCCGCTGTCCCCGCACATGTTGGAGCTCTTGACCTCGCTGTCTCGGATCGACGCCTCGGAGCCGCCGTCCTCTCCGAAGGCCGCCAAACCCAGCACGGATCGTTCTCCCTCGGAGCTCGACGCCGACACGCCTACCTCAGTGCCCACGGACGCGCCCAACGGCCACGGCCCGGAAACGCTGCTCCCCAACGGCGACGCCCACGCCCCCGCCGCGTGCAACCGGCGGAACAACGTCCTCTTCCGTAAGTCCAAGAGCGCCAGCCCCCAGAAACCACTCAAGAGCCACGAGGCGTCTGCTGCGCCGCCGCCGCCTTCCCTGGGCGCCAAGACCTTCCTGTCGGTGGTGATCCCTCGGTTGGAGACGCTCCTCCTGCCGAAGAAAAGGCGGCGCAGCAGCAGCGCGGAcggcgaagaggaggaggacgaggagtcgCCGATAAAACGCCTCGGCACGG gaaTAGCAAACGGTTtcgtggtggaggaggaggacgccgCTGCGGCTCCACGCCTGCTGGAGCCTCGCCGCCGCTGCGCCTCCGAGTCGAGCATCTCCTCCAGCGGGAGCGTCCTCTGCGgcacgag CACCGTCATCGTCTCTAAAAGCGGTAAAGGGCGCTCGCCAGCGGCTCGCCGGAGCACCGTGGACGACAAGAGCGCCCTGGTGACCTGCGTCGAGAACGGGGAGTTCGCCAAAGCCGCCAAGATCTCGTCAG AGCAGTGA
- the LOC117731861 gene encoding bromodomain-containing protein 1-like isoform X4, translating into MKKKSRHHRPAVLKRDSSPIKPSANRETLTYAQAQRIVELEVDGRVHRLSIYDKMDVIGDDDPTAQEITECNSNKENNEKPQQVLVRSVRLKNNQQKKNAALQATHGGTGGLLEPKVRTVEYNLPVVPKRPAAYYKYTERTPEELDEEVEYDMDEEDYAWLELINEKRKSEGVSQVSFNLFEFLMDRFEKESHAATRGQSDLQSLVDEDAVCCVCMDGDGADSNVILFCDACNIAVHQECYGVPYVPEGQWLCRHCLQCPSRRAECVFCPNRGGALKKTDDERWGHVACALWVPEVGFSDTVFIEPIDGVRNIPPARWKLTCYLCKEKGVGACIQCDRINCYSAFHVSCAQRAGLYMKMEPVKEVTSSGASFSVKKTAYCCSHTPDGCDRRPLGVYDSPHAKNGACHKRADKRGKSRAKGWAKKKSKRGELEPEPETETPTNSGPSITASSFDTILNQVAVQRKRVFVERVLSYWVQKRQSRNNVPLIRRLQANPQPPKVKPMDRVETNQALKEQLKEWHRLRHDLERARLLLELIRKREKLKREEMKLQQSALEVQLTPFNILLRAVLSQLQEKDQYSIFAQPVSAKEVPDYLDHIKDPMDFSSMRKRIDAHDYRSLEEFEADFDLIIFNCMKYNAKDTFFYRAAQRMQDHGGAILRRARREADRIGFDFPSGLHLPETPKLETPPPFSWEDVDRLLSPAYRQLTPLEDQLRELLEKLDLSTAMKHSPSRSKRLKLLKKTITEVRSELSLKKSFRKRSSTPTEAEEKPLPEPEPPAEPRAPREAAPLSPHMLELLTSLSRIDASEPPSSPKAAKPSTDRSPSELDADTPTSVPTDAPNGHGPETLLPNGDAHAPAACNRRNNVLFRKSKSASPQKPLKSHEASAAPPPPSLGAKTFLSVVIPRLETLLLPKKRRRSSSADGEEEEDEESPIKRLGTGIANGFVVEEEDAAAAPRLLEPRRRCASESSISSSGSVLCGTRWLTPNQSGTSVSV; encoded by the exons atgaagaagaaaagtcgGCACCACCGACCCGCGGTGCTGAAGAGGGACTCGTCGCCTATCAAGCCGTCGGCCAACCGGGAGACGCTGACGTACGCGCAGGCCCAGCGCATCGTGGAGCTGGAGGTGGACGGCCGCGTCCACCGGCTCAGCATCTACGACAAGATGGACGTGATCGGCGACGACGACCCCACGGCGCAGGAGATCACGGAGTGCAACAGCAACAAGGAGAACAACGAGAAGCCCCAGCAGGTCCTGGTGCGCTCCGTGCGCCTTAAGAACAACCAGCAGAAGAAGAACGCCGCGCTCCAGGCCACGCACGGCGGCACCGGCGGCCTGCTGGAGCCCAAGGTCAGAACGGTGGAGTACAACCTGCCGGTGGTGCCCAAGAGGCCGGCGGCGTATTACAAGTACACGGAGAGGACGCCGGAGGAGCtggacgaggaggtggagtacgACATGGACGAGGAGGACTACGCCTGGCTGGAGCTCATCAACgagaagaggaagagcgaggGCGTCAGCCAGGTGTCCTTCAACCTGTTCGAGTTCCTCATGGACCGCTTCGAGAAGGAGTCGCACGCCGCCACGCGGGGCCAGAGCGACCTGCAGTCGCTGGTGGACGAGGACGCCGTGTGCTGCGTCTGCATGGACGGCGACGGCGCCGACAGCAACGTCATCCTCTTCTGCGACGCCTGCAACATCGCCGTGCACCAGGAGTGCTACGGCGTGCCGTACGTCCCCGAGGGCCAGTGGCTGTGCCGCCACTGCCTGCAGTGTCCGTCGCGGCGCGCCGAGTGCGTCTTCTGCCCCAACCGAGGCGGCGCCCTGAAGAAGACCGACGACGAGCGCTGGGGCCACGTGGCGTGCGCCCTGTGGGTGCCCGAGGTCGGCTTCTCCGACACCGTCTTCATCGAGCCCATCGACGGCGTGCGCAACATCCCGCCGGCGCGGTGGAAGCTCACCTGCTACCTGTGCAAAGAGAAGGGCGTGGGCGCGTGCATCCAGTGCGACCGCATCAACTGCTACAGCGCCTTCCACGTCAGCTGCGCCCAGCGGGCCGGCCTCTACATGAAGATGGAGCCCGTCAAGGAGGTGACGTCGTCCGGCGCCTCCTTCTCCGTGAAGAAGACCGCCTACTGCTGCAGCCACACGCCGGACGGCTGCGACCGCCGGCCCCTCGGCGTCTACGACTCGCCGCACGCGAAGAACGGAGCCTGCCACAAGAGGGCCGACAAGAGGGGCAAGTCCCGGGCCAAGGGCTGGGCcaagaagaagagcaagagaGGCGAGCTGGAGCCAGAACCGGAGACCGAGACCCCCACCAACTCTGGGCCCAGTATCACCGCTTCAAG TTTCGACACCATCCTGAACCAGGTGGCGGTCCAGAGGAAGCGCGTGTTCGTGGAGCGGGTGCTGAGCTACTGGGTGCAGAAGAGGCAGTCGAGGAACAACGTGCCGCTGATCCGCCGGCTGCAGGCCAACCCTCAGCCGCCCAAAGTCAAGCCGATG GACCGCGTGGAGACGAACCAGGCgctgaaggagcagctgaaggagtgGCACCGCCTCCGCCACGACCTGGAGCGAGCTCgcctgctgctggagctcatcaggaagagggagaagctgaagagggaggag ATGAAGCTGCAGCAGTCGGCGCTGGAGGTCCAGCTGACCCCGTTCAACATCCTGCTGCGGGCCGTGCTCAGccagctgcaggagaaggacCAGTACAGCATCTTCGCTCAGCCCGTCAGCGCCAAGGAG GTTCCCGACTACCTGGACCACATCAAGGACCCCATGGACTTCTCCAGCATGAGGAAGCGCATCGACGCCCACGACTACCGGAGCCTGGAGGAGTTCGAGGCCGACTTCGACCTCATCATCTTCAACTGCATGAAGTACAACGCCAAGGACACGTTCTTCTACCGGGCCGCCCAGCGCATGCAGGACCACGGGGGAGCCATCCTCCGCCGGGCCCGCCGAGAAGCCGACCGGATCGGCTTCGACTTCCCCAGCGGGTTGCATCTGCCCGAGACTCCGAAACTGGAGACGCCACCCCCCTTCTCCTGGGAGGACG TGGACCGGCTGCTAAGCCCCGCCTACCGCCAGCTGACCCCTCTGGAGGACCAGCTGagggagctgctggagaagctGGACCTGAGCACGGCCATGAAGCACAGCCCGTCGCGCAGCAAGAGGCTCAAGCTGCTCAAGAAGACCATCACGGAGGTCCGCAGCGAGCTGAGCCTGAAGAAGTCCTTCCGAAAGCGCAGCTCCACCCCGACGGAGGCGGAGGAGAAGCCGCTGCCCGAACCCGAACCCCCGGCGGAGCCCCGCGCGCCGCGGGAGGCGGCGCCGCTGTCCCCGCACATGTTGGAGCTCTTGACCTCGCTGTCTCGGATCGACGCCTCGGAGCCGCCGTCCTCTCCGAAGGCCGCCAAACCCAGCACGGATCGTTCTCCCTCGGAGCTCGACGCCGACACGCCTACCTCAGTGCCCACGGACGCGCCCAACGGCCACGGCCCGGAAACGCTGCTCCCCAACGGCGACGCCCACGCCCCCGCCGCGTGCAACCGGCGGAACAACGTCCTCTTCCGTAAGTCCAAGAGCGCCAGCCCCCAGAAACCACTCAAGAGCCACGAGGCGTCTGCTGCGCCGCCGCCGCCTTCCCTGGGCGCCAAGACCTTCCTGTCGGTGGTGATCCCTCGGTTGGAGACGCTCCTCCTGCCGAAGAAAAGGCGGCGCAGCAGCAGCGCGGAcggcgaagaggaggaggacgaggagtcgCCGATAAAACGCCTCGGCACGG gaaTAGCAAACGGTTtcgtggtggaggaggaggacgccgCTGCGGCTCCACGCCTGCTGGAGCCTCGCCGCCGCTGCGCCTCCGAGTCGAGCATCTCCTCCAGCGGGAGCGTCCTCTGCGgcacgag GTGGCTCACTCCTAACCAATCAGGGACCAGCGTATCCGTCTGA